The proteins below come from a single Caulobacter flavus genomic window:
- a CDS encoding dihydrofolate reductase family protein: protein MRRLIVGAFVSLDGVMQAPGGPEEDPTGGFRFGGWLVPYSDPVLGGAIMAQFEKPFDLLLGRRTYEIFAAHWPYQDPEDPIAKSFGAATKHVATRYPERQLTWENSRVVGPDAVEGVRRLKDEDGPDLLTQGSTNLLHALLAADLVDEINLLVFPVVLGAGKRLFASDGAPGAWTLAGSILTDAGVVANRYVRAGEVATGSFLLPDPSAAELKRRAEWAAEG from the coding sequence ATGAGAAGACTGATCGTCGGGGCGTTTGTCAGCCTGGACGGGGTGATGCAGGCGCCGGGCGGGCCGGAGGAGGACCCGACGGGCGGCTTTCGGTTCGGCGGCTGGCTGGTGCCCTATTCCGACCCCGTGCTCGGCGGGGCGATCATGGCCCAGTTCGAAAAGCCCTTCGACCTGCTGCTGGGCCGCAGGACCTACGAGATCTTCGCCGCCCACTGGCCCTACCAGGATCCGGAGGACCCGATCGCCAAGAGCTTCGGCGCGGCGACCAAGCACGTGGCCACCCGCTATCCCGAGCGCCAGCTTACCTGGGAGAACAGCCGCGTCGTCGGTCCCGACGCCGTCGAGGGCGTGCGGCGGTTGAAGGACGAGGACGGACCCGACCTGCTGACCCAGGGCTCGACCAACCTGCTGCACGCCCTGCTGGCCGCCGACCTGGTCGACGAGATCAACCTGCTGGTCTTCCCGGTGGTGCTGGGCGCGGGCAAGCGTCTGTTCGCGTCCGACGGCGCGCCGGGCGCCTGGACCCTGGCCGGCTCGATCCTCACCGACGCAGGCGTAGTGGCCAACCGCTACGTCCGGGCGGGCGAGGTGGCGACCGGCTCGTTCCTGCTGCCCGACCCCAGCGCGGCGGAATTGAAGCGCCGGGCCGAGTGGGCGGCGGAAGGCTAG
- a CDS encoding oxygenase MpaB family protein, whose translation MADPLSRAAARLLTPDGGPAIDFSAPPGAPALIGPDSVSWRVFKNPVSLFVGGITAVILELAEPRVRSGVWDHSSFKAQPLKRLKRTGLAAMVTVYGPRETAEKMIAGVVRMHGHVTGETPAGVAYQANDPALLDWVQATASFGFIEAYHAYACTLSQVERDAAFAEAAPGARLYGATGAPTSEGAWKRQLALMLPNLEPSEIVFEFLDIMTRTPLLPGPLRLIQKPLVRAAVDIVPVEVRARLGLGEAWSLNGLERRLVRMAGSSADRVPIKGAPAVEATRRMGLPENYLYRRRAAL comes from the coding sequence ATGGCCGATCCGCTCTCCCGCGCCGCGGCGCGACTGCTGACGCCCGACGGGGGACCGGCGATCGACTTTTCCGCTCCGCCGGGGGCGCCGGCCCTGATCGGCCCGGACTCGGTGTCGTGGCGTGTGTTCAAGAACCCCGTGTCGCTGTTCGTCGGCGGGATCACGGCGGTGATCCTGGAACTGGCCGAGCCGCGCGTGCGCTCTGGCGTCTGGGACCATTCCAGCTTCAAGGCGCAGCCGCTGAAGCGCCTCAAGCGCACCGGCCTGGCGGCGATGGTCACCGTCTACGGCCCGCGCGAGACGGCCGAGAAGATGATCGCCGGGGTGGTGCGCATGCATGGCCACGTCACCGGCGAGACACCGGCCGGAGTGGCCTACCAGGCCAACGATCCGGCGCTGCTGGACTGGGTGCAGGCCACCGCCAGCTTCGGCTTCATCGAGGCCTATCATGCCTACGCCTGCACGCTGAGCCAGGTCGAGCGCGACGCTGCTTTCGCCGAGGCCGCGCCCGGCGCCCGACTCTATGGCGCGACCGGCGCGCCGACCAGCGAAGGGGCCTGGAAGCGCCAGCTGGCCCTGATGCTGCCCAACCTGGAGCCCTCGGAGATCGTCTTCGAGTTCCTCGACATCATGACGCGCACGCCGCTGCTGCCGGGACCGCTGCGGCTGATCCAGAAGCCGCTGGTGCGGGCGGCGGTCGACATCGTGCCGGTCGAGGTGCGCGCGCGGCTGGGCCTGGGCGAGGCCTGGTCGCTGAACGGGCTCGAGCGGCGCCTGGTGCGCATGGCCGGATCCAGCGCCGACCGCGTGCCGATCAAGGGCGCGCCGGCGGTCGAGGCCACGCGGCGCATGGGCCTGCCGGAGAACTATCTCTATCGCCGGCGGGCGGCGCTGTAG
- a CDS encoding glycoside hydrolase family 3 N-terminal domain-containing protein: MADGPLIDRRALLAAGAAMGLTPALPALAADQDARVRALLRQMTLDEKIGQTHQPAGGRQKALNSKIDATALELVRKGGVGSYLHVAGAAFLRELQRTAVEESRLKIPLLFAIDVVHGFRTLYPVPLAMAATFDPEIVRATARMAAVETAVSGLHWTFAPMVDIARDPRWGRIVEGAGEDPYLGSVMADAQVRGFQGEGLAAKDSILACAKHFGAYGAAAGGRDYDSAELSDRTLNEVYLPPFYAAAKAGSSTMMTAFNDLNGAPTTANAALVRGVLKTRWTWPGLVVSDWNAILELINHGIAETPVQAAALALKAGVDMDMASGVYAAHLKTAIAADPSLLPLLDQAVTRILTAKMRLGLFDDPYRFGDPEREKTVFVGPEHRAIAREAARKAVVLLKNDGGLLPIAPTARKIAVIGALATDNLSQLGSWKARGQVADVAPLLPALKATAPAGTEIVHVAGASPRSDDERGIPAAVEAAKGADLVLLMVGEDFDHSGESRSRSDLSLPGAQGALARAVLATGKPVVVLLPSGRPLVAPEVLEKAPAVLATWFLGVEAGPALAEILFGKAAPGGRLPVGFPRATGQSPTYYAHVPTGRPADPDLAKDTVRYHDVDIGPLFPFGHGLSYAAFAYSDLALDRDSIAPTGAVKVSLTVANTGAVEADEVVQLYVRDPVASVARPVKELRGFARLTLKPGERRRVTFTLAAAQLAIWSPDGWRIEAGRIEVMVGASSADIRLRGAFTIASAGKGRDPATALLTPVSVA; encoded by the coding sequence ATGGCCGACGGACCGCTGATCGACCGCCGCGCGCTGCTGGCCGCCGGGGCCGCGATGGGCCTGACGCCCGCCCTGCCCGCGCTCGCCGCCGACCAGGACGCCCGCGTCCGCGCCCTGCTCAGGCAGATGACCCTGGACGAGAAGATCGGCCAGACCCACCAGCCTGCCGGCGGTCGCCAGAAGGCGCTGAACTCCAAGATCGACGCGACCGCTCTGGAGCTGGTGCGCAAGGGCGGCGTCGGTTCGTACCTGCACGTGGCCGGCGCGGCCTTCCTGCGCGAGCTGCAGCGCACCGCCGTCGAGGAGTCGCGGCTGAAGATCCCGCTGCTGTTCGCCATCGACGTGGTGCACGGCTTCCGTACCCTCTACCCCGTGCCGCTGGCCATGGCCGCGACCTTCGATCCCGAGATCGTGCGGGCGACGGCCCGCATGGCCGCGGTCGAGACGGCCGTCAGCGGCCTGCACTGGACCTTCGCGCCGATGGTCGACATCGCCCGCGACCCGCGCTGGGGCCGCATCGTCGAGGGAGCCGGCGAGGATCCCTATCTCGGATCGGTCATGGCCGACGCCCAGGTGCGCGGCTTCCAGGGCGAGGGTCTCGCCGCCAAGGACTCGATCCTGGCCTGCGCCAAGCACTTCGGGGCCTATGGCGCGGCGGCCGGCGGGCGCGACTACGACAGCGCCGAGCTGTCGGACCGCACGCTGAACGAGGTCTACCTGCCGCCTTTCTACGCGGCGGCGAAGGCGGGCTCCAGTACGATGATGACCGCCTTCAACGACCTGAACGGCGCGCCCACCACCGCCAACGCCGCCCTGGTGCGCGGGGTGCTGAAGACCCGGTGGACCTGGCCGGGCCTGGTGGTCAGCGACTGGAACGCCATCCTCGAACTGATCAACCACGGCATCGCCGAGACCCCGGTCCAGGCCGCCGCCCTCGCCCTCAAGGCCGGGGTCGACATGGACATGGCCAGCGGCGTCTACGCCGCCCACCTGAAGACCGCGATCGCGGCCGATCCGTCGCTTCTGCCGCTGCTCGACCAGGCGGTGACCCGGATCCTGACCGCCAAGATGCGGCTGGGCCTGTTCGACGATCCCTACCGCTTCGGCGATCCCGAGCGCGAAAAGACGGTGTTCGTCGGCCCCGAGCACCGCGCCATCGCCCGCGAAGCGGCGCGCAAGGCCGTGGTGCTGCTGAAGAACGACGGCGGCCTGCTGCCGATCGCGCCGACCGCCAGGAAGATCGCCGTCATCGGCGCCCTGGCGACCGACAACCTCTCGCAGCTCGGTTCGTGGAAGGCGCGCGGCCAGGTCGCCGACGTCGCCCCGTTGCTGCCGGCGCTGAAGGCGACCGCTCCGGCCGGAACCGAGATCGTCCACGTGGCCGGCGCCTCGCCTCGCAGCGACGACGAGCGCGGCATCCCGGCCGCCGTCGAGGCCGCCAAGGGGGCCGACCTCGTCCTGCTGATGGTCGGCGAGGACTTCGACCACAGCGGCGAGTCGCGCAGCCGCTCGGATCTGTCCCTGCCCGGCGCCCAGGGCGCCCTGGCCCGCGCGGTGCTGGCGACCGGCAAGCCGGTGGTCGTGCTGCTGCCGTCCGGCCGGCCCCTGGTCGCGCCCGAGGTGCTTGAGAAGGCCCCGGCCGTGCTGGCGACATGGTTCCTCGGCGTCGAGGCCGGCCCGGCCCTGGCCGAGATCCTGTTCGGCAAGGCCGCGCCCGGCGGCCGCCTGCCCGTCGGCTTCCCGCGCGCCACTGGCCAGTCGCCGACCTACTACGCCCACGTCCCCACCGGTCGCCCGGCCGATCCGGACCTGGCCAAGGACACCGTCCGCTACCACGACGTCGACATCGGCCCGCTGTTCCCGTTCGGCCATGGCCTGAGCTACGCCGCCTTCGCCTATTCGGACCTGGCTCTCGACCGCGACAGCATCGCCCCGACCGGCGCGGTGAAGGTCTCGCTGACCGTGGCCAACACCGGTGCGGTCGAGGCCGACGAGGTGGTGCAGCTCTATGTCCGCGACCCGGTCGCCAGCGTCGCGCGGCCGGTCAAGGAACTGCGCGGTTTTGCCCGCCTGACCCTGAAACCCGGCGAGCGCAGGCGCGTGACCTTCACCCTCGCCGCCGCCCAGCTGGCGATCTGGAGCCCGGACGGCTGGCGGATCGAGGCCGGCAGGATCGAGGTGATGGTCGGCGCGTCCTCGGCCGACATCCGCCTGCGCGGCGCCTTCACGATCGCTTCGGCCGGCAAGGGCCGCGATCCGGCCACGGCCCTGCTGACGCCGGTCAGCGTGGCGTGA
- a CDS encoding cytidylyltransferase domain-containing protein, translating to MIVAVLQARMSSTRLPGKVLADVAGAPMILRQVERLRRAASIERLIAATSDQASDDALARALEAAGVEVFRGSLDDVLGRFAGAVAGLEEDDQMLRLTADCPLADPRLIEALIARHLASGADYSATTLPHRTYPIGLDAEILSVGLLRLMAREATDPYEREHVTPFVYRRPERFVLDGLTQAVDESQVRWTVDLPSDLAFVRAVYEALYPGKPDFGPEDIRALVRGRPDLRALGDLPRI from the coding sequence ATGATCGTCGCCGTGCTGCAGGCCCGGATGAGCTCGACCCGCCTGCCGGGCAAGGTGCTGGCCGACGTCGCCGGCGCGCCCATGATCCTGCGCCAGGTCGAGCGTCTGCGCAGGGCGGCCTCGATCGAGCGACTGATCGCGGCGACCTCGGATCAGGCGAGCGACGATGCCCTGGCCCGGGCGCTGGAGGCGGCGGGCGTCGAGGTGTTCCGCGGCTCGCTGGACGACGTGCTGGGCCGGTTCGCCGGCGCGGTGGCGGGCCTGGAGGAAGACGACCAGATGCTGCGCCTGACGGCCGACTGTCCACTGGCCGATCCGCGGCTGATCGAGGCGCTGATCGCCCGTCATCTGGCCAGCGGCGCCGACTACTCGGCCACCACCCTGCCGCATCGCACCTATCCGATCGGGCTGGACGCCGAGATCCTGAGCGTGGGCCTGTTGCGGCTGATGGCGCGGGAGGCGACCGACCCCTACGAGCGCGAGCACGTCACGCCGTTCGTCTATCGCCGCCCCGAGCGCTTCGTCCTGGACGGCCTGACCCAGGCGGTCGACGAGAGCCAGGTGCGCTGGACCGTCGACCTGCCGTCGGACCTGGCGTTCGTCCGCGCGGTCTACGAGGCGCTCTATCCCGGCAAGCCCGACTTCGGCCCCGAGGACATCCGGGCGCTGGTTCGTGGCCGGCCCGACCTGCGCGCCCTGGGCGACCTGCCCCGGATATAG
- the pseH gene encoding UDP-4-amino-4,6-dideoxy-N-acetyl-beta-L-altrosamine N-acetyltransferase translates to MPNVTLRTLVAEDQDRLLAWRNSDAVAPYMYSDHLISEGEHAAWFARVGSNPAVRYWIIELDGHPVGLANLADIDLGNRRCAWAYYLADPAVRGLGVGSFVEYWVIEHVFGVLGLAKLWCEVIESNKAVWRLHEGFGFTREAIFRNHVVKGGEPVDVIGLGLLASEWRGAAREAARDRLIAKGFDLSDVPAA, encoded by the coding sequence ATGCCGAACGTCACCCTTCGGACCCTCGTGGCCGAGGACCAGGACCGGCTGCTGGCGTGGCGCAACTCCGACGCCGTCGCCCCCTACATGTACAGCGACCACCTGATCTCCGAGGGCGAGCACGCCGCCTGGTTCGCGCGCGTGGGATCCAATCCGGCCGTGCGCTACTGGATCATCGAGCTGGACGGCCACCCGGTGGGTCTGGCCAACCTCGCCGACATCGACCTTGGGAACCGCCGCTGCGCCTGGGCCTACTACCTGGCCGACCCGGCCGTGCGCGGCCTGGGCGTCGGCAGCTTCGTCGAATACTGGGTGATCGAGCACGTGTTCGGCGTGCTGGGGTTGGCCAAGCTCTGGTGCGAGGTCATCGAGAGCAACAAGGCCGTCTGGCGCCTGCACGAGGGCTTCGGCTTCACCCGCGAGGCCATCTTCCGCAACCACGTGGTCAAGGGCGGCGAGCCCGTGGACGTCATCGGCCTGGGCCTGCTGGCCAGCGAATGGCGCGGCGCCGCCCGCGAGGCCGCGCGCGATCGGCTGATCGCCAAGGGCTTCGACCTGTCGGACGTGCCGGCCGCCTAG